Proteins from a single region of Acidovorax sp. NCPPB 3576:
- a CDS encoding branched-chain amino acid ABC transporter permease, with protein sequence MNLEFFVISLLNGVSYGLLLFMLSSGLTLIFSMMGVLNFAHTSFYMLGAYIAYTLSGLVGFWVALFLAPLLVGALGAAFERYALRRVHQYGHVPELLVTFGLSYLVLEVVQLVWGRSTVPYGLPAQLQGPLFTLYGTQFPKSRSFVMLVALLMLLSVWLLLTRTRIGLVIQAALKHPDMVEALGHNVPRVFMLVFGGGCALAGLAGVIGGNTYVTEPAMAASVGSIIFVVVVVGGMGSLAGAFLASLLIGVLQTFAVALDYSLAHALRAVGMAVTEQTFGWPLLKLTVSQVAPILPYLLLVLILIFRPKGLLGTRED encoded by the coding sequence ATGAATCTTGAGTTTTTCGTGATCTCGCTGCTCAACGGCGTCAGCTACGGGCTGCTGCTGTTCATGCTCAGCTCGGGGCTCACCCTCATCTTCAGCATGATGGGCGTGCTCAACTTCGCCCACACCAGCTTCTACATGCTGGGGGCCTACATCGCCTACACGCTGTCCGGCCTGGTCGGCTTCTGGGTGGCGCTGTTCTTGGCGCCGCTGCTGGTGGGCGCGCTCGGCGCCGCGTTCGAGCGCTACGCGCTGCGCCGCGTGCACCAGTACGGCCACGTGCCCGAGCTGCTGGTGACCTTCGGCCTGTCGTACCTGGTGCTGGAGGTGGTGCAACTGGTGTGGGGCCGCTCCACCGTGCCCTACGGCCTGCCTGCGCAGTTGCAGGGGCCGCTTTTCACGCTGTATGGCACGCAGTTCCCGAAGTCGCGGTCGTTCGTCATGCTGGTGGCGCTGCTGATGCTGCTGTCCGTGTGGCTGCTGCTCACCCGCACCCGCATCGGCCTGGTGATCCAGGCCGCGCTCAAGCACCCCGACATGGTGGAAGCGCTGGGCCACAACGTGCCGCGCGTGTTCATGCTGGTGTTCGGCGGCGGCTGCGCGCTCGCCGGGCTGGCGGGCGTGATCGGCGGCAACACCTACGTCACCGAGCCCGCCATGGCGGCATCGGTGGGCTCGATCATCTTCGTCGTCGTCGTCGTGGGCGGCATGGGGTCGCTGGCCGGGGCCTTCCTCGCCTCGCTGCTGATCGGCGTGCTGCAGACCTTCGCGGTGGCGCTGGACTATTCGCTGGCGCATGCGCTGCGCGCGGTCGGCATGGCGGTGACAGAGCAGACCTTCGGCTGGCCGCTGCTCAAGCTCACCGTGTCGCAGGTGGCGCCCATCCTGCCGTACCTGCTGCTGGTGCTGATCCTCATCTTCCGGCCCAAGGGCCTGCTCGGCACGCGGGAGGACTGA